In Quercus robur chromosome 10, dhQueRobu3.1, whole genome shotgun sequence, a genomic segment contains:
- the LOC126703320 gene encoding germin-like protein subfamily 1 member 20 — MSKAYLVTVALFALAFSLASASDPAPLQDFCVAVKDYSDKSAVFVNGKFCKDPKLVTADDFYFRGLNIPGNTYNKVGSNVTNVNVDTFPGLNTLGISLARIDFAPYGQNPPHTHPRGTEILVVLEGTLFVGFVTSNTDNRLFTKTLNKGDVFVFPVGLIHFQVNVGKTNAIAISGLSSQNAGAITIANAVFGSNPPINLDVLTKAFQLDKKVVEYLQKEF, encoded by the exons ATGAGTAAAGCTTACCTTGTAACTGTTGCCCTCTTCGCCTTGGCATTCTCTCTTGCCTCTGCCTCTGACCCCGCTCCTCTGCAGGACTTCTGTGTTGCAGTAAAGGACTACTCCGACAAGTCAGCTG TATTTGTTAATGGAAAGTTCTGCAAGGATCCAAAGCTTGTCACAGCTGATGATTTCTACTTTCGTGGATTGAACATTCCTGGGAACACATATAATAAAGTTGGGTCAAATGTCACTAATGTGAATGTGGACACATTTCCTGGCCTCAATACCCTTGGCATATCCCTTGCTCGAATCGACTTTGCACCATATGGACAAAATCCTCCCCACACTCACCCTCGCGGCACTGAAATCCTAGTAGTCTTGGAGGGTACTCTCTTCGTTGGTTTTGTAACATCCAACACTGATAATCGCCTCTTCACCAAAACCCTAAACAAAGGAGATGTCTTTGTCTTTCCAGTTGGTCTCATTCACTTTCAAGTCAATGTGGGAAAAACCAATGCAATTGCCATTTCTGGTTTAAGCAGCCAAAATGCAGGCGCAATCACAATAGCAAATGCTGTTTTTGGATCCAATCCTCCCATTAATCTTGATGTTCTGACCAAGGCCTTCCAACTTGACAAGAAAGTGGTTGAATATCTTCAGAAAGAATTCTAA
- the LOC126703874 gene encoding uncharacterized protein LOC126703874, whose translation MPQIESYDGVKDPLDHLETFKTLMHLQGVPDKIMCRAFSTTLKGPARVWFSRLTRNSINTFKELSAQFTLHFIGGHRYKRSTACLMSIKQREDETLRAYITRFNKEALSIDEADDKILIAAFTSELRKGKFLFSLYKNDLKTMTDVLYRATKYMNAEDALLAREEKPKKRERQENTRQERGRKVARTGDQRDEKRPRPPTGRFTNFTPLTAPIDQVLMQIKDEEALTFPGKLKGDPNKRPRDKYCRFHRDHRHDTANYYNLKQQIKALIRKGSYRGSSAGKEPICRRNRPHDGRTNALDHL comes from the coding sequence ATGCCCCAGATCGAAAGTTACGACGGGGTCAAAGACCCCCTCGATCatctagagaccttcaagactcTAATGCACCTTCAGGGGGTACCAGACAagatcatgtgtagggcattcTCGACCACGCTGAAGGGCCCTGCGAGGGTTTGGTTCAGTAGATTAACACGAAACTCCATCAATACTTTCAAGGAGTTGAGCGCCCAGTTCACCTTGCACTTTATAGGCGGACATCGGTACAAAAGGTCCACCGCGTGCTTAATGAGCatcaagcagcgagaagacgaaacGCTGCGGGCCTACATAACTCGTTTCAACAAAGAAGCCCTTTCGATTGACGAAGCTGACGATAAGATACTCATAGCTGCATTTACTAGCGAGCTACGGAAGGGTAAgttcttgttttctttatacaagAATGACCTGAAGACCATGACGGACGTTCTCTACAGAGCTACCAAAtacatgaatgcagaagatgcattGCTAGCCCGCGAGGAAAAGCCTAAGAAGAGGGAGAGGCAGGAGAACACACGACAAGAAAGGGGGCGAAAGGTTGCTAGAACCGGGGATCAACGAGATGAAAAGCGCCCTAGACCCCCCACTGGAAGGTTCACCAATTTCACCCCATTAACCGCTCCGATCGATCAAGTATTgatgcaaatcaaagatgaaGAAGCATTGACGTTCCCTGGTAAATTAAAGGGAGATCCCAACAAAAGACCAAGagacaagtattgtcgctttcACCGAGACCACAGGCACGACACAGCCAACTACTACAACCTGAAGCAGCAAATTAAGGCCCTTATCAGGAAGGGAAGCTACAGAGGTTCGTCAGCAGGGAAAGAACCAATATGCCGGAGGAACAGGCCCCACGACGGGAGAACGAACGCCCTAGACCACCTATAG
- the LOC126703875 gene encoding uncharacterized protein LOC126703875 — MPRIDNPVIRFSKDDARRLHHPHDDALMVSLQIGDYNMHRVLVDNGSSADILYYPAFHQIRIDREQLTPTNAPLVGFGGTKVFPLGAITLAVTAGDYPQQITKEVTFLVVDCSSAYNVILRRPTLNSWKAVTSTYHLMIKFPTEYGVGELRGNQIAVRECYIAMLEMEDQQQTMCIGKQRALAEPVEELKEVRLDDTRPKRTTKIGMLASWPVRQTITTFLRNNQDVFAWSHEDMPRIDPSVMVHKLNVSPSFPPIRQKKRFFAQERDKAIAEEVRKLLESGFIREVYYPDWLANVVMVKKANGNWRMCVDFIDLNKACPKDNYPLPRIDTLVDSTARHQLLSFMDAFSGYNQIRMDESDQENTSLQGYAFRTQKCWGNIPKANEQDVCTSDRQERSGLC, encoded by the coding sequence ATGCCGCGAATAGATAACCCTGTCATAAGATTTTCAAAGGATGATGCTCGAAGACTTCACCATCCTCATGACGACGCACTTATGGTCAGCTTGCAAATAGGGGATTATAACATGCATCGGGTACTCGTTGACAACGGCAGCTCAGCAGACATCCTGTACTATCCAGCATTCCATCAAATAAGGATCGACAGGGAACAGTTGACCCCAACGAATGCCCCACTCGTGGGATTTGGGGGTACGAAGGTATTCCCTTTAGGCGCAATAACACTAGCTGTGACGGCGGGTGACTATCCCCAGCAGATCACTAAGGAGGTAACGTTTCTTGTAGTTGACTGCTCGTCCGCCTACAATGTCATTCTCAGGCGACCCACTCTCAATTCCTGGAAGGCAGTAACTTCAAcataccacctgatgatcaaattCCCGACGGAATATGGGGTGGGAGAACTGCGAGGAAATCAAATAGCAGTGCGAGAATGCTATATTGCCATGTTAGAAATGGAGGATCAGCAACAAACGATGTGCATCGGAAAGCAGCGAGCATTAGCAGAGCCAGTTGAAGAGCTAAAAGAAGTAAGACTTGACGACACGCGGCCTAAACGGACGACTAAAATTGGCATGCTAGCCAGTTGGCCAGTACGCCAGACGATCACGACTTTCCTAAGAAATAATCAAGACGTCTTCGCCtggagtcatgaagacatgccaagAATCGACCCCTCAGTCATGGTCCACAAGTTGAATGTGTCGCCCTCATTCCCTCCAATCCGGCAAAAGAAAAGATTCTTCGCCCAGGAGCGGGACAAGGCCATAGCCGAGGAGGTTCGAAAGTTACTGGAATCAGGTTTCATCcgggaagtatactatcccgactggttgGCAAACGTCGTTATGGTGAAGAAGGCCAATGGAAACtggagaatgtgcgtagatTTCATAGACCTcaacaaggcttgccccaaaGACAACTACCCGCTCCCACGGATAGATACCTTGGTGGATTCAACTGCAAGACACCAGCTCCTAAGTTTTATGGACGCTTTCTCTGGCTACAACCAGATCAGGATGGACGAATCTGATCAAGAGAATACCTCGCTACAAGGTTATGCCTTTCGAACTCAAAAATGTtggggcaacataccaaaggctaatgaacaagatgtttgcacaTCAGATCGACAGGAACGTTCAGGTTTATGTTGA